In Dietzia sp. ANT_WB102, the sequence GCGGTGAGCATCCGCTTGAGTTCGGTGACGGTGGCGTCGTGGATGTCCTCGCCGCCCGCCGAGCCGACGCCCGCGCTGGAGGAGACGACGCCACCGTCGCTGATGCCGGCGTTGGTGACGGGGCTGGCGCTCACCGAGAAGTTGAGCATCGAGTACGACACGTGCACGAGCACCTCGGCCATGAACGCCCGACGCTCACGCTCGGTGGCGGGCATGAGCGGGGCAAGGACGCTGGCGATCATCCGGGCGATCTCGCGTTCGTTCACGGCCGCCGTGGCGCGGGTGGCAGGGGTGGCCTGGGTGGCCAGCCAGACCGCTCGCCGGGAGGGATCTCGCAACCACAGGTCGGCCAGGTGGTCGAGGAAATCGTTGAGCAACTCCGGCCAGTCCAACGCCGGGATCTTCTGCGCGAACCGCTCGACTTCCTCGATCACGCCGTGGGCGTCCTGGCGATCCAACTCGCAGACGAGCACATACTTGTTGGCGAAGAACTGGTAGAGCGTCCCGATCGGTACCCCCGCACGCGAGGCGACCTCCTCGCAGGTGAACGAGTCGAAGCCCTCCTCGACGAGCACTTCCCGGGCGGACGAGAGCAGTGCCTGGAACTTCCTCCGGCTGCGTTCCTGAATGGGACGGCGGCGGGGGACCAGGATGTTCGGTTCGTCCTGGACGGCCTCATCGCCGGGATCCCGTGTCTGCTCGTGGGCGCCCTCGGGCGATTCGTTGGTCATGGGTGAGGTCAGCCCTCCACGGGTTCGGACTCTGGCAGCTCGATTCCGAGCATCTTGGCGACCATCGCCACGTGGCCCTTCGCCCGGACGTTGTACCGGGCCAGGGACACAGTGCCGTCGGGCTCTACGACGAAGGTCGAGCGGATCACGCCCATCACGGTCTTGCCGTAGTTCTTCTTCTCGCCGTAGGCGCCCCACGCGGCGAGCATCGTCTTGTCCGGGT encodes:
- a CDS encoding TetR/AcrR family transcriptional regulator — its product is MTNESPEGAHEQTRDPGDEAVQDEPNILVPRRRPIQERSRRKFQALLSSAREVLVEEGFDSFTCEEVASRAGVPIGTLYQFFANKYVLVCELDRQDAHGVIEEVERFAQKIPALDWPELLNDFLDHLADLWLRDPSRRAVWLATQATPATRATAAVNEREIARMIASVLAPLMPATERERRAFMAEVLVHVSYSMLNFSVSASPVTNAGISDGGVVSSSAGVGSAGGEDIHDATVTELKRMLTAYLWLAEKEAQAD